DNA from Prevotella melaninogenica:
ATAAGCTAACATCTTTAAAAAACAACCTGCAGTAACCGTTTGGTTACTGTGGGTTTTCTTTATATGTATGAATAGCTTTCTTCCTCAAAAGTATTTGCTATTGATTATCAATAACTTATATTTACACGATACAAATAAGATTCCTCAATTTAAGTAATATCGATTAGAAACCATCTTAAATGTTACTTCTTAACTTTTTATTTCATCATTTTCTTATAATGCGTTTCATATCCTTCTATTTCAAATAATAGCCTAAATGCTTCTAGAAAATTATCATAATTAAATTCCTTAAAGTCATATATATTCTGTCCAAGAGAATGAGATTCTCTATTTATATATCGATTAAAAGCTTGAAATCTAATATCTTTTAATTTTTCTGAATTGAATGTATTATTTAGATCTCTCTTCTCAACGAAATTAAAAAAATACTCAATAATATTTCTCATGCAATTTGCAATAAGAGCAGGTGCAGAATCTCTATTCTTGATGATAGACCAATATGCCTGATAGTCACTTTGAATTTCTTCGTAGCTCATCGATTTTATATGGCTTCCTTGACGATCTTTATATAACCTTATTAAAGTTTGGGAAGCATGTCTCTTCTCTCTATTCATTTCCGTCATTTCATAGAAGAAGTAAAAGCTATGTGTTAATATAAACACCTGTTCGCAACGGGTTCTAATATCTAATCCCCCATCATTGTTCCTTTGAAAAGTTGGATAAAATCTTTCTTTAATAAGTCTTCCTACATTAAAGACATGGATATGAGAAAGACTAGAAACAGGATCATCTATTACAATAATCCGTTTTTTTATAGCGTCATTAGCTAATTTACGACCTTTACATTGTTCGGTAAAATAAAGAAAGCTTATTATCATTTTTTCTCCTTCACTTAGGGATTTAAAAATCTCCTCTTCTGTTTGATCTCCTCTCGTTATGCGATATAATCCTTCTTCTTCGTGTTTGATAATCTTAAAATCGGTAATTCCTAAGTCTAGCAAAAGAGCATTTATATTCTCTATTGCTTCATCAATATTGATTACATTTTTCTGCTCAGAAGTAATTATTCCCTTTTGCTCCTGTATTTGAGTAGTATATTCTTTATACTCATGTTCGATTTCATTAATCGCTTGTTTATGAGAATTCAAAGTGGTGGTGTACAAAGAAACAGTCTGATCATATTTGAATCTTTGTATCTCCCAGAAAGTATCCTTGATATGGTCTATCTCTTGTTGCTTATTCTGTAATTTTGTATTATATTCTTCTATAATCTTATTTGCATTAGATATGATCTCATTTAGCCTGTCTAATAGTTCTTGATGAGATTCAATTACAACTTTTGTTCCAGGAGATTTACATTTTTCTTCCATCCTCAAAAGGTTATTTCTAATCACATTCATAAATTTATTAAATGCAATTTCATAGTCTTTCTTAAAACGATTGAGGATAGAAATGTTATCAAAAGTATCAATCTTCTGAGTGTTTTCAACCTCTTCCTTATACTTATCTTTTAAATCTGTTAGATTTTGTAATATGTCATTGTATGTTTTATCAAAGTAACCTTTTAGGTCTTCTATAATCTTACTTGTTATTCCTTGTTGGCAAAAGGGGCATTGATTTGTATTTAAATTTAAATATGATAATCCATCTTTCACCCAATCTGCATTAGCTAAGTTATCAATTAACTCAGATACTTTGCTTCCCTTATTTCCTGTAATAACTTCTCCAAATATTGTATATTTCTCTATTGGTTCACCATTGAAAACCATTAAAGGAATTCTTGGAATTTCTACAGCATCTTGTTTATTTAAATTGTTTACTTCATTCTTTAGTTCTTCAATGGTCTTTGTCGGTTCTATCGTAGGCTTTTTCATATTCAATAGATGATTAAATAGATTCTCTTTGCTACTTTGGACCCCTTGAAGACAATATTGTAGAACTCTATCTCCTCCAGAATATTGTCTTTTGATTTCCCAGATTTTATTTTGAAACCCTTCTACTTTTTTGTTCCATTGTTCGTCTTCTTTTTTTCTTTTCTCTTCAGCTTCCTTTTGCTGTTTATATAGTTGTTCTAAAAATTTATTTGCAGAATCAATCTTAGTTTTAGCCTCTTTATTTTCTTTGGATAAGGTAAAGATACCTTTAATATTGTTCTCAGTGTAAAAGGTTTCTTCAATAAATTGCTTATTGTATACAAGAATTTCCTCTATCTGCATATCTAAATTAGGATTTATAGAGCAATCACTAAAATTAGAACATTCTGGAAACGAATGTAAATAGGAAGCAATAGTACTTTTACCAGTTCCATTTAGACCGTATATAAGAACTACATTCTTATTGTTTGTGTCCAATATAGTTTCGCCTTTATAGCATGATTTTTCTTTCTTTAATTTTATACTTTTTATCATAATGGGAATATCAATATTTATAATCTAAAATAGTTTTACATACTTGATAAAGAATTTTTACTCCAAAAAGTTTGTATGTTTCTAGTAATATGAAAGGATAATCATTGATATAGAATTTAATCATTTTGTTCGTAACAATATGAATAATCTATACATTTCATAAACATTTCTCGGTCATCAATCTTAGCGGTTAATGCGGGCTTTACTAATGCCTTGATGTGTGTATTGTCTGACACGCTCTCACGCATAGCTGCCAAATAGTCGTTTTTGTTTATTTGGCTCCAATCTACACATCGTTTGAGAGAACGTTTCAGCATGAGGTCTAGCCAAATGCGAGTGCTGCGACCATTACCCTCCATAAAAGGATGGGCTACGTTGCATAAATTCGGCTGCACTCGACCATTTGTGAACGAGTTCACATGGTGCTCATTGGCACGAATTTTCATTTCCACATATTTGTCCATAATCTCATCAAAAGTTGTTTCTGGCATTCGTTCTATTGTTTGCAGCGTTGCAGGGAAGTGCATATAATTAGCGAAAGTAAAACCTCCTTTGGATATATTCTTAGTTCGGATTTGTCCAGCAAAGTCATACAGTCCTCCAAAGAGATAAGCGTGTATTTGTTGCAGACACTTTACACTTCTCGGTTCTGCCGTTTGCAAGATGCCACTTTCAAAAAGCTGATAAGCCTTTTTCTTGCTCTGTCCGTCAATAGTGTTATCACTATAGAGGAACCAGTCAAGAAAGCTTGTTGCCTTGGTATTGTTGATATGCTTTGCCAAAAGGGTTACACCCTCTGCATCAAACGTATCTGTCTTATAAGACTTCCCGTCAGAGGCTTTTAGCTTCAGTTGGTTAGTAGCACTAACCAACTGACTGTTTTCTTTTCTTAGTTTGGTTTTGAGATACTTCCAATAGTTCCTCGTCTTTTGGTAATCATCTTGCTCGTTAATCGCAGCAATGATGTCCAGTACAGAGAACCACCACTTACTGTGTTCCTCGTCCCATACCGCCCTCACTTCACGGTCGTTGAAGAAGCGGATTGATTTCTTATATTGTTCTTTATCTTCTGCCATAAATGCTCATGTTTTATCAGAACAAAGCAATTTTTCAACATCATTAATAATGCTAGTATTTATTTCTTGTGGTGAGAAACTTACCTTGTGAGTATTGGGATCAAATATCAAATGAATGGAATCACTATTTGGTAAACAATTTGCAGAGATTGCAAATTTTCTTATAAGGTCAGCTTTTTCCTTAAAGCTGATAACAAGAATATCAAAATCTTTTTCGTTATACTGTACACGACGATTATAATTACCATCATGTAGCTGTAATTCTATTTCTTTTATTTTAAGTGAATAGCGTTTCATAAATAAATTGGATTTTAGTTGTTTAGTTCTTTGCTTTTAATCTCCCAATAGCCATTGCGCTTACCATTTTTGCGTTCAATAATGCCACGTTTTGACAAACGCGTTGTCATACGTTTTACGGTTCGCTCAGACTTACCTATATGCACAGCAATTTCCTTTTGCGTTGCTTGTGGTTTCTCCTTGACAAACTTTATAAGTGCTACTTCTTCCAAAGTGCAATCCAAAGTGTCATTATGGCTCTTTGGAACTTCCAAACTGGCACTTTGAACCAAATGCTTTGGTGCTTCTATATGTAGAAGTCTGTTCTTTAGTTCATTCTGCTCACCTAATATCAAATTGCGAAAGAATGCTTCAAGGTATTGCGTTGTAGCAAAGATGCCTTTAGGCATATTGTTATAGTTGGCTCGAACCAGTGCGTTACGAAAATACCACGAATAGTTAGCAAAGGTTTCGTTGCTGATGTCGAAACCAAATGTACGCAGATACTTAATGGTAAAAACAGCCGTTGTACGGGTATTGCCCTCCCCGAACGGATGAATTTGCCAAAGGTCAGAAACAAATTGTGAGATATGGCTCACAGCTTCTGCTATATCATGATGCTTATAATCGTATTCTTTTTCACGGGCAAAGTCGTAATCCAGTGTTTCACGGATACTATCAGCACCAGCATATAGTACTGTTTCTCCATTCAACACCCATTCCTTTTTCGTAATGTTATAATCTCTTATCTTTCCTGCATGCTCATAGATGCCTTCAAACAAACGACGATGAATTGAAATATATTCCAATGGCGAGAACGTAAAGCTCTGTTCAGATAGCAATTCTGTAATACGAGCCGAAACTTTATCAGCCTCTTCCGTTCTATTCCCGCCCCCCTTACGAGCAGACTTTGACTCATAATAGCTATTGACGAGCTGCTTCACCTCCTCAATCGTGATGTCACCCTCAATATGCTGGCGAGCAGTTTCACGCAAATAATCTGAAGTCTTCAAGCCATCAACAGCCTGCAAACCAATAGCCGTTTGCCACGCATAACCTTTTTCACGTTTATGCGGCTCGCTCTGTCGGATATACTCTTCAAAGTCGGTTATCATACTCTTTATGAATTAAAATCGAATTGATTTCTTACTGTGCTCTTTATGTTCTTCCATAAAACAGGTTCTTAGTCACTACGCCTATTAGATAGTGTCTTACAAAGGTAGCAAAAAAATCTATATAAAGAATAATGACGAGGCTTTTTTATAAAGAATACTTTTCTTGCAGAATGTCAATAAAGCTAACATAGTTTTGTTTTTAGTTGCTGTCACTTTTAACACTTCACGCAACAAACAGATTATAAACTACTTATAACGCATCAAGGAGTGACAGCAGTGACAGCAACTTTGAAAGTTTATTCGGAGGGCAACTAACGATTTAAGATGGAAGAGGCAGACTAACCAAGACTGCTACATACTGCCACCAAATACTCTGTGCCATGCGAAGAATGTTTACTGTGGAGGTTCGGGATGTTTGCAAGAACACGACCGAAATGGGAGAGGCTTGTCAGGTGTAGCTGACTGCCGTATCGCTGGCGGAGAAGACTGAAGATAGAGGCAGCTGTCATATAGGCACCCTTCGTCAAGTCCTTAGGAATGGAAAAGCACTCGAAGAAGAGAGCCTCGGCAGGGGTGCGCTGTTGATACTGCACGTTGTTTGCCATAATCTCTTGGGTGTCAGCCTCATCAAACCAGTAACGTCTACCAGCATCAAGTTCGGCAACTGCCTGCGCATAGAGCTGCTCATAGTCTATGTGATCGGGCAAGCGGATAGGACCAGTCAGTGTGACTGCTATAAAACGACGGCAGCCACTGGGATCGCTAAAGACATCCGAAACGTTTGCCGTAGCAATGAAAGAGGCAACACGTGGTAACGTAAGCTGCTGCTGACGATAAGGCTGACGGAGTTTGATGCTTACAAGCTGCATGACATTCTTCAAAAAACCGTCTTGCGTCTTAGCCGACAGGGCATTAAACTCATCAATATTTATCAGCAGTGACTGGCTCATTGCCCGCAGCGTATTCTGTTTCTCACTCATGATAAGATTATCGTTATATCCCCACTGCAACGCCTCAGGCAGAAGGCGTTTGCAGAAGGTTGACTTCCGATAACCCTGTCGGGAGATGAGCAGCGGAGCCACACTGTTACCGTGCGAGACGTCCAACCCCATCCATTGTGCCACCATTGCCAGAAACCACGTGTGGAACCATTCTGCCCACCGTGCATTATCATTAGGAACACAGTCTGCCAGCGCCTCAATATGATTCTTTCCATCCCATCGTCCTTGCAGTCCTTTGAGAAAATCGTCCACAGGATTAAAAGCCTTGACAAAGCCCGACTCCGTATATCGTCGGATGTCTTTGTCCCACGCATCAATCCCATCAAGACGCGCCTTGATAGCGATTGTGTTGCGCATCCGTTCATCCGCAGGCATAAAAGATTCATCACTCCCAGCCTTTCGGATTTCCGTACACCCTAAGGCGGTGTTATATCTCATTTCATACTTCCGCTCAAGATAGTTGAGCAAACGACGAGTAATATCATTTTTAAGTCTTTCAGACTGTCGGTTACGCTGATTTTCAGCTTTAATATTCTTAAGATTCTTGTATTGCATGTCGTAAAAGTTCTAAAGTTTACAAGTTGACGAGTTAACAAGTTGCTTGCGAGAAAGGAGAAAGAGTGTAAAGGTTAAGCCGTAGTTCTCACACAGAGTGCACAGAGAAACGGAGGACAATATCAGTACAGAGAAACCTAAAGGTTTAAGGAGTAAACAGAGACATAGAAAAACATATATCTCTTTCATCTGACCTTATGTCATTATGGCTGTCATTAAGTCTACCACAGAATAAGTTAAACTCTTACTTTGTCTTTTCCCTCTGACCTTATGTCATTATGTCTACTGGAACACAGAATAAGTTAACATGTTACTATGTCTTTTATTATCCTGTCCACCAGCACCACACGTGCGGAGCATCAGCACATGATGTGCGGAGCGTTAGCACCACAGAAACAAGATCTCAATAACAAATCATTAACTCCACTTCGTAACGCAAAGATTACCTTCTCTTTCTCATATAAAACGTACTAATGTCTTAACTCCTACCACTCCCTTTCACTCCTTTACTCCTTCCCGAAAGCACTACTATTATTTCCAGCACGTCTGGTAGTTATCATAAACACGTGGGGCAGCATAGCCATAACGCTGGAAGAGTTCGTCAACCCATTGCTGTTCGCCCTCACTCAGTTTATTAATTCCTCGATGATAACGATAATAAACAAAGCGACTTCCGAAATGACTCTCCATAGTACTACGCAGAGAGCGGTAGTCACTGTGCTTCACATCATCGAAAAGGTGCGAGAATCCCCACGCCAGTCGTTCTGTTTCCATAGCGTGAAACGCCTTACAGCTATTGCCAGAACGAGTAGAGGGAAGAACCGTCAATGCCGAATGTTGGCTAATAGAGAGTGTCTTAGCCGCATAATAACGTAGGCACTGCTCCTTGAGAATACAATCGTGCATAAAGCACACTGCCCAGTCTTTGGGCATGTTAGAAAAATCTGTACACATAAATAGAATGATTTAAGAAAAATAAATTCAAAAAGGAAGATGCGGTTAGTTTGTAGGAAATCATGCTTAACGTGTCGTTGATCTTCCTTATTTCTGCTTGCAAAGATACAACACAGAGATACCCCTTGTCAAGTTTTTCACGGATTATTTTTATTTTGCTGTCATTCCTGTCAGCCTTTCACCTATTATAATACACTGACAAACAAGCATCTACAGCAAATGTTAAAAATGACAGCAAACGATTTTCAAACTTTGTGTAGTAGATAAAACAATGCTACGGATATACTGCTCTCCTTATATATCCGTAAATGCTCAGTCAATTAAAGAAATAAAGAGTAATAAGATTAACCATTTTCCTGTCGTCAGGAAAATGGTATAAAAGGGGAGATTAGAAGGATTTTTCTGAGGTAATGTATAACTACCTAATTATAGCGTTATGCCATATTAAAAGTAATTATTTTTGTGAACATACCAATCCTATTAAGCATTAATAGAAAATAATTCATAGTTCTATAAAATATATATTTACATAGTTATACCTTCTGTCAAATTCATTAAGTCCTGCACGCGTTCTTTTATCTCTTTTTGAATATCCTTGTTAAACAGTTTTCTATATACATATTCTCGTCTCCAGTCATTATATTCAAAATCTTTTATATAAGCCCACCATTCTTCAGAACGTCCATCATGAATCTTTTCTTGGATTATCTGTTTAATATTTTCATTATCTTCTCTCGTTTTTGGACTATTATACCTTATCCCATAGCTTAGCTTATTGAAATTAGCATTCTTAAATTCAAAGCATATCTTTGCATAGTTCCATTCCTTCTTCCAAAGAAGGAAGTGACTGTACTGCTGTTGCCAATAACCGTCCTCTGTCCGAAACTCTAATTCCAGCCTCAACTCGTTGGCTATTTCCTCAACTTGCTTTCTTAACTCTACACCAATAACCTTATTGAGGATTCGATTATAGTTATCATGTATTCGGATTGCAGTAAAGATATTCTCGGAGTTCGCAAGTAATTCTATCAACTCCTTCTGTTTTTGCTCGTCCATATTCTGATACGTTAATAATGATAATAAGTTCCTATATTGTATAATTGTCTCTCTTACTAAGGGCTTATCAAAAGCCTTCTCGGTACACTTCTGAAGCCACGGACGTATAAAATCTCTATAAGAAATACAAAAGTAATCTTCGTTCTTCTTCATCTTCCTACTGCTTCCGGTAACGGATATATCATGAGGAGAATGTCCATCTAAGGTCAGATATAAAATTAGGGAATTCTCCAAACCATACTTTTGCTTAGCAAATTGATAATACCTATAGAGTTGTTTAGTTTGATCGCTGGCATAAATCTTATTTTCTATGATAATAGCTTTTGACTTATCGCCTTGTACCGTGCCTGATTCTATCAGAATATCCATTCTTCCACCTTCTTCTTTATCCCTCGAGATACCACCTATCGACTTTTCAAAATTTACAGTAGCATTGGTTGAATCAAAAACAAAGTTAGAGTATTTACTATCGCAAACGAAGTTTTGGAGTTGCTGGCAAAACAACTCTAAGAATGCTGTTCCACAACTGTGCGTACCTTTTGGGTCCATCAATGCTGCAAGCATAGCTGAGTGCGTACGAACCTCATCACTTTCAACGTGCATTATCTTAAAAACATTAAAGTCTTCTCCACGCTTACTTTTTTCTTTCTTCAAGATTTCATCTTCATCTATAAACCTTCGAATCTTATGCAATAGTTCTTTAATATCTTCCATAAATTATTGTTTTTCTTTATAATCTAAATCAGACCCACATGTCATCATAGCTTCGTGATATTTCCTCATGAAAAATGTTCCTTACAAACTGATTTAAAGAGCTGATAAAATTGGAAGTTCGTAATCACTTTTAAGTTTACTATCATATACTACTATCTTCTACCCATTTATCACATCGTATAGACTGTATGTTACAAACACTGGCTGGCTTTCTCGCAGTGAGTGCCAGCACTGTGTGCGTAGTCGTAGGGTAGTTGATTGTATTGTTCAATGGTCATAGAACTATCGCTTAAATATTCCGCATATTTTTCTTAAGAATGAAGTGATATTTTGGAGTTCATTGCATACACCTAACTTATCTTCTTGTCTAATCTCGGTTCTATCATAATTATAAAAATAGTACACCTTCTCTTTGTTGTTTTTACTAGTATCACTAGACTCTACTATATTTACATTAGTAACAAAACTTCTACAAGAGCTAAGTATAATGTAAGACAGTATAAAGTCTAAAACACCTACCCCTACTTTTGCTATATCCCAGACGATAGAACTATTATTTTCAAATTTAAGAAAGACTCCTAAATCTTTTAATAAGATTAGTAACCAACTAAATGTAATGATTAAACTAACCATTTGATTCACCTTCGAGACAGAAAAAGGATACGATTTATTAAATTGTTTCGGATTGTAAATAGTATACTCGTTAATTTTTATAATGCCAAAAATAGGTTTTCTTAATTTTATACTTAAATCTTCAATATGAGCTTCCCAATTTTCCTGCCAAAATTTACTTCCTCTGTTTGCCATATACCATAAGAGGGATAACAAGAAACCTAAAGAAGAAAGAAGTAGAAGTAGCCATTCTTTTTCACTACCAGATGGTCCACTTATTGGCAACACTTTATAGTATCCGACAAAAACAGCACCAATAAAAAGCACGAAGTAGCCTGTGCGCTTCCAATATAACTCTATCTCAAATTTTCTTGTATCAAGTGCTATTTGGAATGCCTCTTCTAATTTCTTTTCATCAAAGTTATTGATATAATCTTCCTTTGATATTCCGCCTTTATTCTCTTTCATAGTGTTTGATTAATCTAAAAAGCCCCAATAGTATTTCTACCATTGGGGCACGTTTATAATCATTATTTTACTTCACTTCCTCAAAGTCTGCATCTTGGATGGTGTCATCCTGCTTTGGCTGCTCCTGCTGACCAGCATCTGCGCCTGGCTGAGGACCTGCCTGTGCACCTGCTTGGCTATACATCTGCTGTGATGCTGCCTGCATAACGGTGTTGAGGTTGTTAATAGCTGTGTCGATGGCTGCAACATCAGCTGACTTGTGAGCATCACGGAGCTGCTGAAGAGCAGACTCGATACCTGACTTCTGGTCGGCTGGAATCTTGTCACCATTGTCCTTCAAGAAGTTTTCGGTAGTGAAAATCATTGAGTCAGCCTGATTCAGCTTGTCAATCTTCTCACGCTCTGCCTTGTCGGCTGCTGCATTCTGCTCAGCTTCAGCCTTCATACGGTTGATTTCCTCCTCGCTCAAACCACTTGAAGCCTCGATGCGGATGCTCTGCTCCTTACCAGTTGCCTTGTCCTTAGCAGATACGTTAAGGATACCGTTAGCGTCAATATCGAATGTTACCTCAATCTGTGGCACACCACGACGAGCTGGAGCAATACCTGTCAAGTTGAACTGACCGATAGACTTGTTCTGTGCTGCCATTGGACGCTCACCCTGCAGAACGTGGATAGTAACCTCTGTCTGGTTATCAGCTGCAGTAGAGAACACCTCGCTCTTCTTGCAAGGGATAGTAGAGTTAGCATCGATAAGCTTTGTCATCACACCACCCATTGTCTCAATACCGAGGGTAAGAGGAGTTACGTCAAGCAATACGATGTCGCCCACACCGCTCTCCTTATTAAGGATAGCACCCTGGATAGCTGCACCAACAGCAACCACCTCATCAGGGTTAACACCCTTTGAAGGCTCCTTACCGAAGTAGTTCTTAACCAATGTCTGCACTGCAGGGATACGGCTTGAACCACCTACGAGGATAACCTCATCGATATCTGATGTCTGCAACTTAGCATCACGGATAGCATTCTGACAAGGAACGAGACAAGCCTGAATGAGGTTGTGTGCCAACTGCTCGAACTGTGAACGAGTCAAGGTCTTAACCAAGTGCTTTGGAACGCCACCCTCAGCTGTGATATAAGGTAAGTTAATCTCAGTAGAAGAAGAGCTTGACAACTCAATCTTAGCCTTCTCTGCAGCTTCCTTCAAACGCTGCATTGCCATTGGGTCCTTTCTCAAATCGATACCCTCCTCAGCCTTGAAGCCATCAGCGAGCCAGTCGATGATTACCTGATCGAAGTCGTCACCACCAAGGTGAGTATCACCATTCGTAGAAAGTACCTCGAACACACCACCACCGAACTCAAGGATAGAGATATCGAAAGTACCACCACCAAGGTCGAATACAGCAATCTTCATATCCTTATTAGCCTTGTCAACACCATAAGCAAGTGCTGCAGCAGTAGGCTCATTCACAATACGCTGTACGTTAAGACCTGCAATCTGACCAGCTTCCTTTGTTGCTTGACGCTGTGAGTCAGAGAAGTAAGCAGGTACGGTGATAACTGCATCAGTTACTTCTTGACCGAGATAGTCCTCAGCGGTCTTCTTCATCTTCTGCAGAATCATTGCAGAAATCTCCTGTGGAGTATATTTGCGGTCGTCAATCTGTACACGTGGATAACCACCCTCATTAACAACCTTGAATGGAACACGCTCAGCCTCTTTCTGACACTGTGCGTAAGTCTCACCCATGAAACGCTTAATAGAGTAAATCGTCTTCTCTGGGTTTGTGATAGCCTGACGCTTAGCAGGGTCACCCACCTTACGCTCGCCGCCTTCAACGAAGCCCACGATAGAAGGTGTAGTACGCTTACCCTCGCTGTTAGCGATTACCACTGGCTCATTACCTTCAAATACAGCAACACAAGAGTTTGTTGTTCCTAAGTCAATTCCAATAATCTTTCCCATAATTGTATATTTTTTATTATTATTCGTATTCAGTTATTGACAACTGTCCATCACAGTATCATCAGACTTATATCGTCTGTAACTGTTACTAACAGCGTCATTCGCCAATTATTAGACAAATGATGTGCCAACAGAGTCAGACTGACAGAATGGCAGAATTAGCGACAACATATACAATTATTCCCGCGTAATTATATCCTTTAAGTATGATAAATCCTACTTAATCAAGAAATAAAAAGGCTGTGCCAACACTCATTACAAGAATGTTGACACAGCCACATTATATCCAAATACAACAGCCTTATTTTACACTGAAGGTTGTTATTTTCATATCATTCTTTTCATTTCGTTTGTCAGGATCACCCAAAGAGATACCATACTCACCTGGTTTTAGATTCTCAATAACGATATAGTAAGAACTCTGTCTATATTTCTTGGCCTTAAAAGAAATCTGTCCGAGAGAGTTTGTCTTGGTCGCAGACAGTGTTCCAGCTTCAGCCAACTGCGCTCTACGTTCCTTACCCTTCACCTCGAATGGGAAAATATTAATAAATGACTCTGGATCGGTTGAGTTATTTGCAGCCTTAATAATAAGGCGGACATCCTTACCAGCAGGTACTGTTACAGATGAAGTAGGACCACTCAAAGTAATACGTGTTTTTACTTTTCCAATACCAACAAGATACAACGAAGCACCAGCCTTACTTTTAATAATACCTGACTCACGTGGTAACTTCTGATACTCTGTGTCGGAAGTAAGCAGGTAAGTCTGGTCTGCAAACTCTGGCTCTGGAACAGATACTTTTTGTGCAAAAGATGTTGTCATACCTAACAGCAGGAACAACATTGTAAAAATAGACTTTTTCATATGATTAAATTATTATTAGTTCTCAAATTTACAAATTAAAGTTGACAAAATATAAAAACATACTTTAATTTTATCATAAATTAACGGTAACTATCCAGCGATAATAAACGTTGAATATCAAGAACTTATGAACTTAATATTGTGGCAAAAAGGCTCGAAAAGACATTATTTATTAGAATTTGTCTGTGTCTATTTATGTAACTTACTGATAATCAATAATAGTTTATACATCTTATCGCTGAATAGTTACGATTAGCCATTATAGAAAACAAAAGTCCGAGAATCTCTGAAAAAAAATTCCAGACTTTCGTTTATTCTATTATATACATATTATACTCTTGGTTCAGAAGCAAGAAAGAAATAGTCAACACCCTTACTAACAGACTTGTCGAAGACACCATCAACAACCATTCCTGCCTCTAAAAGGCGAGCACCAACCACCTTACGATCTGCATCATAACCGCCATAGGTATAATTATTCTTGAAAAGGAAAGCTATAGCTACATCATGAGTTTTACCCCCATAAGTAATCTTGCCTAAATCCAAACGATAAGGAGCAATATAAAAGAGGATTGGTTTCACGTTGAACACGCTAATAGCACATTTGATTTCCTGATTTGGCAAAGCCTCAATAGCTTGCTTCAAGTCAGTATCAATAATACTTGCTGTCAACATCTTAGTTGGGATATTTTTGATAATAAGTGTTGTGTCATCTTTGATTTCC
Protein-coding regions in this window:
- a CDS encoding AAA family ATPase, whose product is MIKSIKLKKEKSCYKGETILDTNNKNVVLIYGLNGTGKSTIASYLHSFPECSNFSDCSINPNLDMQIEEILVYNKQFIEETFYTENNIKGIFTLSKENKEAKTKIDSANKFLEQLYKQQKEAEEKRKKEDEQWNKKVEGFQNKIWEIKRQYSGGDRVLQYCLQGVQSSKENLFNHLLNMKKPTIEPTKTIEELKNEVNNLNKQDAVEIPRIPLMVFNGEPIEKYTIFGEVITGNKGSKVSELIDNLANADWVKDGLSYLNLNTNQCPFCQQGITSKIIEDLKGYFDKTYNDILQNLTDLKDKYKEEVENTQKIDTFDNISILNRFKKDYEIAFNKFMNVIRNNLLRMEEKCKSPGTKVVIESHQELLDRLNEIISNANKIIEEYNTKLQNKQQEIDHIKDTFWEIQRFKYDQTVSLYTTTLNSHKQAINEIEHEYKEYTTQIQEQKGIITSEQKNVINIDEAIENINALLLDLGITDFKIIKHEEEGLYRITRGDQTEEEIFKSLSEGEKMIISFLYFTEQCKGRKLANDAIKKRIIVIDDPVSSLSHIHVFNVGRLIKERFYPTFQRNNDGGLDIRTRCEQVFILTHSFYFFYEMTEMNREKRHASQTLIRLYKDRQGSHIKSMSYEEIQSDYQAYWSIIKNRDSAPALIANCMRNIIEYFFNFVEKRDLNNTFNSEKLKDIRFQAFNRYINRESHSLGQNIYDFKEFNYDNFLEAFRLLFEIEGYETHYKKMMK
- a CDS encoding Fic/DOC family protein → MAEDKEQYKKSIRFFNDREVRAVWDEEHSKWWFSVLDIIAAINEQDDYQKTRNYWKYLKTKLRKENSQLVSATNQLKLKASDGKSYKTDTFDAEGVTLLAKHINNTKATSFLDWFLYSDNTIDGQSKKKAYQLFESGILQTAEPRSVKCLQQIHAYLFGGLYDFAGQIRTKNISKGGFTFANYMHFPATLQTIERMPETTFDEIMDKYVEMKIRANEHHVNSFTNGRVQPNLCNVAHPFMEGNGRSTRIWLDLMLKRSLKRCVDWSQINKNDYLAAMRESVSDNTHIKALVKPALTAKIDDREMFMKCIDYSYCYEQND
- a CDS encoding Fic family protein encodes the protein MITDFEEYIRQSEPHKREKGYAWQTAIGLQAVDGLKTSDYLRETARQHIEGDITIEEVKQLVNSYYESKSARKGGGNRTEEADKVSARITELLSEQSFTFSPLEYISIHRRLFEGIYEHAGKIRDYNITKKEWVLNGETVLYAGADSIRETLDYDFAREKEYDYKHHDIAEAVSHISQFVSDLWQIHPFGEGNTRTTAVFTIKYLRTFGFDISNETFANYSWYFRNALVRANYNNMPKGIFATTQYLEAFFRNLILGEQNELKNRLLHIEAPKHLVQSASLEVPKSHNDTLDCTLEEVALIKFVKEKPQATQKEIAVHIGKSERTVKRMTTRLSKRGIIERKNGKRNGYWEIKSKELNN
- a CDS encoding VapE domain-containing protein, translating into MQYKNLKNIKAENQRNRQSERLKNDITRRLLNYLERKYEMRYNTALGCTEIRKAGSDESFMPADERMRNTIAIKARLDGIDAWDKDIRRYTESGFVKAFNPVDDFLKGLQGRWDGKNHIEALADCVPNDNARWAEWFHTWFLAMVAQWMGLDVSHGNSVAPLLISRQGYRKSTFCKRLLPEALQWGYNDNLIMSEKQNTLRAMSQSLLINIDEFNALSAKTQDGFLKNVMQLVSIKLRQPYRQQQLTLPRVASFIATANVSDVFSDPSGCRRFIAVTLTGPIRLPDHIDYEQLYAQAVAELDAGRRYWFDEADTQEIMANNVQYQQRTPAEALFFECFSIPKDLTKGAYMTAASIFSLLRQRYGSQLHLTSLSHFGRVLANIPNLHSKHSSHGTEYLVAVCSSLG
- a CDS encoding DUF6078 family protein, with protein sequence MCTDFSNMPKDWAVCFMHDCILKEQCLRYYAAKTLSISQHSALTVLPSTRSGNSCKAFHAMETERLAWGFSHLFDDVKHSDYRSLRSTMESHFGSRFVYYRYHRGINKLSEGEQQWVDELFQRYGYAAPRVYDNYQTCWK